The DNA segment CCTGCAGGCCCAGCAGCGCACTGCCCACAGGGGCGAGGATCGAGATCTTGCCTTCGTCGGCATTCGCGTCCTTGGGGTAGACCAGGGTCAGGTGATAGTCCTTGCCGCTGCTTTGCTCGCGGCAATGCACGCTGGAGTTCATGGTCACGACACCGGCAGGCACTTCATCGTGACCAACCACGTCTTCAGCGCGGTCAAGTTCGGCTTGCAGGGCGATGACGCCTGGCAGTTTATCGTCCATACGGTCGATCAGTTGCTCAAGACGTTGCACATCGAGACGGGTGAGGATGATGGAAGGTGCAGTCATGATTGCGGCAGACTCCTTTTTTTCTGCACAAAAAAGCAAAACCCCGCCAATAAACGGCGGGGTTCTCACGGACCTCGATGAGTTGAGGTGTACCCGGACACTACCACAGCACACCAAATAAACAAGATGGGCTGGTCTGAAGGTCAGGCACCGGCCTTGCGTTGCTCGGCCTGTGCGACGATCACGCGGCGCCGCTGATCGTCGGCGGAACGCCATTCCCGGATGTCTTCCACGTGTCGGAAGCAGCCAAGGCAGACTTTCTGCTCATCCAGCCGACACAAACTGATACAAGGTGACGGCACTGCCGGGCTGACATTGCTGAACAGCGGCTTGGGCGGACGGGCGGGTGTGGGCTGGGTCACGATCAAATCTCGTCGAAATCCAGCTCGACGCCGGCCTGTTCCTGAGTGATGCGTGCAAGCATTTCGCTCAGCAGCTCATCGCTGGTGTCGTGGGACCAGCGTTTTTCTTCTTCGTCATAGTCGAAGTGAAAACCTCCGGAACGTGCCGCCAGCCACAACTGACGCAGCGGCTCCTGGCGGCTGAAGATCAATTGGCTGCCGTTCTCGAACTTGACGGTCAGCACGCCGGCAGAATTTTCCAGATCCACATCCAGGCCACTCTCGTCGAAAATATCCTCCAGCGCTTGCTGGGTCGCATCGACCAGGTCGTGAAAGCGGGCTTCGGTCAAACTCATGGTGGGAACCTCAAAAAGTGTCTACTCACGCTCAAGCGCCGCACGATACGGAGGCGCCATCATGATTGCAAAGAATACCGATTTCGTTCCCATCAGCCGCGAGAAATATCCCAAATTAATGTAGGCCACTTCACGACATACTCGGCAAAGCCCCGCCGGACGGGTGTCCCGGCACATAGGCAAGCTGGCGGGTGGTCGGTATACTCGGGCGCAATTAATGCATATTCAAGGATTTAGCCATGAAGCGCCTGATCTCTTCCCTTGCTGCGCTCGTCGCGGTCGCTTGCCTCGTCAGTGCCTGTGGTCAAAAAGGCCCGTTGTACCTGCCCGATGACAGCAAAGACCCGAATGAACAGGCGCAAACGTCGCAATCCAAAGCGCACAAGCACGACACCTACTAAGGGAATTTCATGGACGCTTTTAACTACCGGAACGGCGAGCTGTTCGCGGAAGGCGTGGCGCTGTCCGCGATTGCCGAACGCTTCGGCACCCCGACCTATGTGTACTCGCGAGCGCATATCGAAGCGCAATACCGCACCTTTGCCGATGCACTGGAGGGCACGCCAAGCCTGGTGTGCTATGCAGTAAAAGCCAACTCCAACCTGGGTGTACTCAATGTCCTGGCGCGCCTGGGCGCTGGTTTTGACATCGTGTCCCGTGGCGAGCTGGAGCGTGTACTGGCCGCAGGCGGCAAGGCTGACAAAATCGTGTTCTCCGGGGTCGGCAAGACCCGCGAAGACATGCGCCGCGCCCTGGAAATCGGCGTGCATTGCTTCAACGTCGAGTCCACCGACGAGCTGGAGCGCCTGCAAGTGGTGGCCGCCGAGATGGGCGTGCGTGCGCCGATCTCCCTGCGCGTCAACCCGGATGTCGATGCCGGTACCCACCCGTACATTTCCACCGGTCTCAAAGAGAACAAGTTCGGCATCGCGATTGCCGACGCCGAAGACGTGTATATCCGCGCCGCC comes from the Pseudomonas shahriarae genome and includes:
- the rnk gene encoding nucleoside diphosphate kinase regulator, translating into MTAPSIILTRLDVQRLEQLIDRMDDKLPGVIALQAELDRAEDVVGHDEVPAGVVTMNSSVHCREQSSGKDYHLTLVYPKDANADEGKISILAPVGSALLGLQVGQHIDWPAPGGKTLKLELLSVEGQPKDGGAFTL
- a CDS encoding DUF1289 domain-containing protein, with amino-acid sequence MTQPTPARPPKPLFSNVSPAVPSPCISLCRLDEQKVCLGCFRHVEDIREWRSADDQRRRVIVAQAEQRKAGA
- the cyaY gene encoding iron donor protein CyaY; the encoded protein is MSLTEARFHDLVDATQQALEDIFDESGLDVDLENSAGVLTVKFENGSQLIFSRQEPLRQLWLAARSGGFHFDYDEEEKRWSHDTSDELLSEMLARITQEQAGVELDFDEI
- the lptM gene encoding LPS translocon maturation chaperone LptM, whose amino-acid sequence is MKRLISSLAALVAVACLVSACGQKGPLYLPDDSKDPNEQAQTSQSKAHKHDTY